One genomic region from Cyanobium usitatum str. Tous encodes:
- a CDS encoding DUF2232 domain-containing protein — MSSRRQLNRGQARQLMDTAYLAAATALLWVALYYLPVGSPLFRLALPLPLALLQLRHGWRCAVEGLVVTALLLVALMGPIRGPLVVFPYGLLALWLGWCWRARVGWRSSWWLSWGVGSLIGAAGFLVRVAVLSVLVGENLWVLITTAAAGLLEKLAGWLGLAASIELAQVQLAALAMVWVQNLIVVLALHAVAYWIFPRLHSPIPEPPDALRALVALDPL, encoded by the coding sequence ATGTCGTCCCGGCGTCAACTCAACCGCGGCCAGGCCCGCCAGTTGATGGATACGGCCTATCTCGCCGCCGCCACCGCCCTGCTGTGGGTAGCGCTCTACTACCTGCCGGTGGGCAGCCCCCTATTTCGCCTGGCCCTGCCCCTGCCCCTGGCCCTGTTGCAGTTGCGCCATGGCTGGCGCTGTGCCGTGGAGGGACTGGTTGTGACCGCCCTATTGCTGGTCGCCCTGATGGGTCCGATCCGGGGGCCGTTAGTGGTTTTCCCCTATGGCTTGCTGGCGCTGTGGCTGGGCTGGTGCTGGCGGGCCAGGGTCGGTTGGCGTTCCAGTTGGTGGCTGAGCTGGGGCGTGGGCAGCCTGATCGGTGCAGCCGGCTTCCTGGTGCGGGTGGCGGTGCTCTCGGTGTTGGTGGGTGAGAACCTTTGGGTGCTGATCACCACGGCGGCTGCTGGTTTATTGGAGAAGCTGGCCGGCTGGCTGGGCCTGGCGGCATCGATCGAGCTGGCCCAGGTGCAGCTGGCTGCGCTGGCAATGGTGTGGGTGCAGAACTTGATCGTGGTGCTGGCCCTGCATGCGGTGGCCTACTGGATTTTTCCGCGCCTCCATTCCCCCATCCCAGAGCCCCCGGATGCCCTTCGGGCCCTGGTGGCCCTTGACCCCCTCTGA
- a CDS encoding bifunctional nuclease family protein — translation MVEMRVAGIALDAASRSPIVLLRDPSGRRQVPIWIDQAQAQNILAGLSEEPPTRPLSHDLMADLLDAGGLQLDRVVIHTIEDSTFRAVLKLSPASDGEGAAPGEETPASSIELDARPSDAIALALRTGSSIWMLEEVVADASIPVDAEADAQEQDNFRRFLDSTSPADLVRHLKQARPEADQPGDEPAA, via the coding sequence ATGGTTGAAATGCGCGTTGCCGGAATTGCCCTCGATGCGGCCAGTCGCAGCCCGATCGTGCTGCTACGCGATCCATCCGGCCGGCGCCAGGTGCCGATCTGGATCGACCAGGCCCAAGCCCAAAACATCCTGGCCGGCCTCAGCGAAGAACCGCCGACCCGCCCCCTCAGCCACGACCTGATGGCCGACCTGCTCGACGCTGGTGGTTTGCAGCTCGACCGGGTTGTAATCCACACAATCGAAGACAGCACCTTCCGCGCCGTGCTGAAACTCAGCCCCGCTAGCGATGGGGAAGGGGCGGCGCCTGGCGAGGAAACGCCAGCCTCCAGCATCGAGCTCGACGCCAGGCCAAGCGATGCCATCGCCCTCGCCCTGCGCACCGGCAGCAGCATCTGGATGCTCGAAGAGGTTGTGGCTGATGCGTCCATCCCGGTGGATGCGGAGGCCGACGCCCAGGAGCAGGACAATTTCCGCCGCTTCCTAGACAGCACCAGCCCCGCCGACCTGGTGCGCCACCTCAAACAGGCCCGTCCCGAAGCCGACCAACCTGGGGATGAACCAGCAGCCTGA
- a CDS encoding HdeD family acid-resistance protein encodes MGSGLFSSKGEGLKAFTLFEGVLMLVLGVLALIFPVLASAWITVIVAVGFLVGGIVGWVSNLARSRQLGRWYCFSRLVISTLFIVVGAWMIQQFRGGPLEGGVVVSSLAFAIGIVFVLEGVVSMLVALGHTRVSGWGWGLLNGIVTLILGVLIVTMQGWGLLWVIGVLVGISFLFSGIDLLAFSASFHGDD; translated from the coding sequence ATGGGCTCAGGTCTGTTTTCGTCCAAGGGCGAGGGCTTGAAGGCCTTCACCCTGTTTGAGGGGGTGTTGATGCTGGTACTTGGGGTGCTGGCCCTGATCTTCCCGGTGCTGGCTTCCGCCTGGATCACCGTGATCGTGGCGGTGGGCTTTCTGGTGGGCGGCATCGTGGGTTGGGTAAGCAACCTGGCCCGCTCCCGCCAGTTGGGACGCTGGTATTGCTTTTCGCGGCTGGTGATTTCCACCCTCTTCATCGTGGTGGGGGCTTGGATGATTCAGCAGTTCCGCGGCGGTCCGCTCGAGGGCGGCGTGGTGGTGTCCAGCCTGGCCTTTGCCATCGGTATCGTCTTCGTTCTCGAAGGCGTGGTTTCGATGCTGGTGGCCCTTGGTCACACCCGGGTGAGTGGCTGGGGTTGGGGCTTGCTCAACGGCATCGTCACCCTGATCCTCGGCGTGCTGATCGTGACCATGCAGGGTTGGGGTCTGCTCTGGGTGATTGGGGTGCTGGTGGGAATCAGCTTCCTGTTCAGCGGTATCGACCTGCTCGCCTTCAGCGCCAGCTTCCATGGCGACGACTGA
- a CDS encoding cytochrome c oxidase subunit 3 — MTSTTPLQDSVAVEAGHGPAGEGHGDFRLFGLATFLVADGMTFAGFFAAYLTFRAVNPLPEGAIYELELLLPTINTVVLIISSFTFHRAGKECRAGQLGASRLWLAITGGLGAIFLAGQMVEYFNLPFSLTDNLFASTFYALTGFHGLHVTLGVICIAIVALQTRPGGRISASDHFGLEAAELYWHFVDGIWVVLYGILYLL; from the coding sequence GTGACCAGCACCACACCCCTACAGGATTCAGTCGCCGTTGAGGCTGGCCACGGCCCAGCTGGCGAGGGCCACGGAGATTTCCGCCTATTTGGCCTGGCCACCTTCCTGGTGGCAGATGGCATGACCTTCGCCGGTTTTTTTGCTGCCTATCTCACTTTCCGGGCCGTGAATCCACTGCCGGAAGGGGCCATCTATGAGCTCGAATTGCTGCTACCCACCATCAACACGGTGGTTTTGATCATCAGCAGCTTCACCTTTCACCGCGCTGGCAAGGAATGCCGGGCCGGACAGCTGGGGGCTAGCCGCCTCTGGCTGGCGATCACTGGCGGCCTGGGTGCGATTTTCCTGGCGGGTCAGATGGTCGAATATTTCAACCTGCCCTTCAGCCTCACCGACAACCTTTTTGCCAGCACCTTCTACGCCCTCACTGGCTTTCACGGCCTGCACGTGACTCTTGGGGTGATCTGTATCGCCATCGTTGCTCTGCAGACCCGCCCGGGTGGACGCATCAGCGCCAGCGACCATTTCGGCCTTGAAGCAGCTGAGCTCTACTGGCATTTCGTTGATGGCATCTGGGTTGTGCTCTACGGAATCCTCTATCTGCTTTGA
- a CDS encoding AbrB family transcriptional regulator — MLEGKALLDRARALSNRPEDEIARGCGYVGPSGRVLKKSFYRALVAAKGYPLPSSVSRTASSGQGKGRQADFRTRVHGNGNLLIGQAYTRKLGLEPGQEFRIEINPDNGSISLLPLEPLDP, encoded by the coding sequence ATGCTGGAAGGCAAGGCCCTTCTTGATCGGGCCCGCGCCCTGAGCAACCGCCCAGAGGATGAAATCGCCCGAGGCTGCGGCTATGTGGGACCTAGCGGCCGCGTCCTCAAAAAAAGTTTTTATCGCGCTTTGGTGGCCGCCAAGGGCTACCCGTTACCAAGCAGCGTTAGCCGAACCGCCAGCAGCGGCCAAGGCAAGGGACGACAAGCTGATTTCCGCACCCGGGTGCATGGCAACGGCAACCTGCTGATCGGCCAGGCCTACACCCGCAAGCTGGGCTTGGAGCCGGGCCAGGAATTTCGGATCGAGATCAACCCAGACAACGGTTCGATCAGCCTGCTGCCGCTCGAACCACTAGATCCCTAG
- a CDS encoding nicotinate-nucleotide--dimethylbenzimidazole phosphoribosyltransferase produces MAPDSDSWTQALEQGWRRSRTLLLLAATDTAAVPGISAAGASPQARLGTAAADAELLLLGPGGRRCHALPPLPAGVSPALISHVVLSQLGLLERTRVLDLGCAIAAAVPHLRLPGLESAGPARCLSTGRALAPARVAALVQRGSAWGRRWDPAEPLLLAECVPGGTTTALGVLEGLGVAAAGLVSGSLRQPAHGLKSALVAQGLAAAGFEAAELAAVADPLSVLAALGDPMQAFAAGLVGAAAARGAPVLLAGGSQMAAVLALALALAEPGQRPALADRLVVATTAWVAEEAGSNLALLLERIGARWQVRPRLEVAALRFHGCSSAALRDYERGYVKEGVGAGGLALLWQLAGRQPGALAEACDAACRLELGA; encoded by the coding sequence ATGGCCCCAGATTCTGATTCCTGGACCCAGGCCCTGGAGCAGGGCTGGCGCCGCAGCCGCACCCTGCTGCTGCTCGCCGCCACCGATACGGCTGCGGTGCCTGGGATTTCCGCTGCCGGGGCCTCGCCCCAGGCCCGGCTGGGCACGGCGGCCGCCGATGCCGAACTGCTGCTGCTGGGCCCCGGTGGTCGCCGCTGCCATGCCCTGCCGCCCCTGCCGGCGGGGGTGAGCCCGGCCCTGATCAGCCATGTGGTGTTGAGTCAGCTGGGGCTGCTGGAGCGCACCCGGGTGCTCGATCTGGGCTGTGCGATCGCGGCGGCGGTGCCGCACCTGCGCCTGCCGGGGCTGGAGAGTGCGGGCCCGGCCCGCTGCCTCAGCACGGGCCGGGCCCTTGCCCCGGCCAGGGTGGCGGCCCTGGTGCAGCGCGGCAGCGCCTGGGGCAGGCGCTGGGATCCGGCCGAGCCGTTGCTGCTGGCCGAATGCGTGCCCGGTGGCACCACCACGGCCCTGGGGGTGCTCGAGGGCCTGGGGGTGGCGGCGGCGGGTCTAGTCAGCGGCAGCTTGCGCCAACCGGCCCACGGGCTCAAATCGGCCCTGGTGGCTCAGGGTTTGGCGGCAGCAGGTTTTGAGGCGGCAGAGTTGGCTGCAGTTGCGGACCCCCTGAGCGTCTTGGCGGCGTTGGGGGATCCCATGCAGGCCTTCGCTGCAGGGCTGGTGGGGGCGGCGGCGGCCCGCGGCGCGCCGGTGCTGCTGGCCGGTGGCAGCCAGATGGCGGCGGTGCTGGCCCTGGCCCTAGCCCTGGCTGAGCCAGGGCAGCGGCCAGCCCTGGCGGATCGCTTGGTGGTGGCCACCACCGCCTGGGTGGCCGAGGAAGCTGGCAGCAACCTGGCCCTGCTGCTGGAGCGCATAGGTGCCCGCTGGCAGGTGCGGCCGCGGCTGGAGGTGGCGGCCCTGCGCTTCCATGGCTGCAGCAGCGCCGCCCTACGCGACTACGAGCGCGGCTACGTCAAGGAGGGGGTGGGGGCCGGCGGCCTGGCCCTGCTCTGGCAGTTGGCGGGCCGGCAGCCAGGGGCCCTGGCGGAGGCCTGCGATGCAGCCTGCCGGCTGGAGCTCGGTGCCTAG
- a CDS encoding aldo/keto reductase, protein MRALGSPSQMEAVLRAALAAGINHLETAPAYGPAETFLGQALAALQRDNLGPEGGWRITSKLLPGPDLATGQGQLLSILARLGVAQLTNLAVHGLNRPEHLEWALKGPGADLLAWAKDEGLVGQVGFSSHGTPELIEAALSSGSFTFCSLHVHLFDQTRLSIARAALSEGIGVLAISPADKGGRLYDPPAELLADCAPFHPLELAYRFLLDQGISTLSLGAEQPEDLAWAAAIGGPSPWLSAAQRSALQRLDAAGRERLGAERCGQCRACLPCPNGVPIPELLRLRNLAVGHGMETFAQERYNLIGRAGHWWEELNAEACRACGACLPRCPHELPIPELLADTHRRLSAAPRRRLWG, encoded by the coding sequence ATGCGGGCCCTGGGCAGCCCCTCCCAGATGGAAGCGGTGCTTAGGGCAGCCCTGGCCGCCGGCATCAACCACCTGGAAACAGCCCCTGCCTACGGGCCCGCCGAAACCTTCCTGGGCCAGGCCCTAGCGGCCCTGCAACGGGACAACCTGGGCCCAGAGGGGGGCTGGCGCATCACCAGCAAACTGCTGCCCGGCCCCGACCTGGCCACTGGCCAGGGGCAACTGCTCTCGATCCTGGCGCGCCTTGGCGTGGCCCAGCTCACCAACCTGGCCGTGCATGGCCTCAACCGCCCCGAGCACCTGGAGTGGGCGCTTAAGGGGCCCGGCGCCGACCTGCTGGCCTGGGCCAAAGATGAAGGGCTGGTGGGTCAGGTGGGCTTCAGCAGCCACGGCACGCCCGAACTAATCGAGGCCGCCCTGAGCTCGGGGAGCTTCACGTTCTGCAGCCTGCATGTGCACCTGTTTGACCAGACCCGCCTGTCCATCGCCCGAGCCGCCCTCAGCGAGGGGATCGGCGTGCTGGCCATCTCCCCGGCCGACAAGGGCGGTCGCCTCTACGACCCACCAGCGGAGCTGCTGGCCGACTGCGCCCCGTTTCACCCCCTGGAGCTGGCCTATCGCTTCCTGCTCGATCAGGGGATCTCCACCTTGAGCCTGGGGGCTGAGCAGCCGGAAGACCTGGCCTGGGCCGCTGCCATCGGCGGGCCCTCGCCCTGGCTGAGTGCCGCACAACGCTCAGCCCTGCAGCGCCTGGATGCAGCCGGCCGCGAGCGCCTGGGGGCGGAGCGCTGCGGCCAGTGCCGCGCCTGCCTGCCCTGCCCCAACGGCGTGCCGATCCCCGAACTGCTGCGCCTGCGCAACCTGGCCGTGGGCCACGGCATGGAGACCTTTGCCCAGGAGCGCTACAACCTGATCGGCCGCGCCGGCCACTGGTGGGAGGAGCTCAATGCCGAGGCCTGCCGCGCCTGCGGCGCCTGCCTGCCCCGCTGCCCCCACGAGCTACCCATCCCCGAGCTGCTGGCCGACACCCACCGGCGCCTGAGCGCCGCCCCCCGCCGCCGCCTATGGGGCTAG
- a CDS encoding riboflavin synthase — MFTGLVQATGMIRRSPHGVQLQWAAAPGASWTPADLALGDSVAVDGVCLTVAGQLADGFRADVSEETLGRTTLAAKADRGGRVNLEPALRLADRLGGHLVSGHVDGLGVVRAIARQAASWRLELAWQNPAYGRYVCEKASVAVDGISLTVAGCDPDGAGFWIAVIPHTWASTTLAQLAVGDGVNLEADLLAKYTERLLAATGPSGAAEPINAPWLADHGWI; from the coding sequence ATGTTTACCGGGCTGGTGCAGGCCACAGGCATGATTCGCCGCTCGCCCCACGGGGTCCAGCTGCAGTGGGCTGCAGCCCCGGGGGCTAGCTGGACCCCAGCGGACCTGGCCCTGGGCGACAGCGTGGCGGTGGATGGGGTTTGTCTCACCGTGGCGGGGCAGCTGGCCGATGGCTTTCGCGCCGATGTCAGTGAGGAAACCTTGGGCCGCACCACCTTGGCCGCCAAGGCAGACCGGGGCGGCAGGGTGAATCTCGAGCCGGCCCTGCGCCTGGCCGACCGGCTCGGCGGCCACCTGGTGAGCGGCCATGTGGATGGGCTGGGGGTGGTGCGAGCCATCGCCCGCCAGGCCGCCTCCTGGCGCCTGGAGCTGGCCTGGCAGAACCCCGCCTACGGCCGCTATGTGTGCGAAAAGGCCAGCGTGGCTGTGGATGGCATCAGCCTGACAGTGGCCGGCTGCGACCCCGATGGCGCCGGCTTCTGGATTGCCGTGATTCCCCACACCTGGGCCAGCACCACCCTGGCGCAGCTGGCCGTGGGGGATGGGGTCAACCTGGAGGCCGACCTACTGGCCAAATACACCGAGCGTTTGCTGGCTGCCACCGGCCCCAGCGGCGCGGCCGAGCCGATCAATGCCCCCTGGCTGGCTGATCACGGCTGGATCTGA
- a CDS encoding type 2 periplasmic-binding domain-containing protein yields MAFTPAVLSRRRLLQLGVGAGAGLLAACRSTAGPELLLAEADLPAAWLKQLPAPWRTRQVADAAAVQKAVRELGQRPAPGLVAPGLVALSDGWASGLSRQQLQPFEAPRLWARLAAFSAPVARLFAPVGEAQLAFPWAYSPWVIALRSRPDLAARRQEGWQLLLDPSLRRRLVLPSSPRISLEIMGGDFERLERLRAQALAYDDRDGLNLLLSGDAEAAVLPLQRLIPLLRRDQRLAVIWPDSGAPLSWQLLLRPAGAASSVPPPLEWLGAVLEQPLLEGLLARGLVPPLPQADLAPVARRFPAAMAALLLPGDALLGRCWSLPPLSVPQQLAQQNLWDAAAPRP; encoded by the coding sequence ATGGCATTCACTCCCGCTGTGCTCTCCCGTCGCCGGCTGCTGCAGCTAGGGGTGGGTGCTGGCGCTGGCCTGCTGGCCGCCTGCCGCTCCACCGCTGGCCCCGAGTTGCTGCTGGCAGAAGCAGACCTACCAGCCGCCTGGCTGAAGCAACTGCCTGCCCCCTGGCGGACACGCCAAGTAGCTGATGCCGCTGCTGTGCAAAAAGCCGTGCGTGAGCTGGGCCAACGTCCGGCCCCTGGCTTGGTTGCTCCTGGTTTGGTTGCCCTGAGTGACGGCTGGGCCAGTGGCCTGAGCCGGCAGCAGCTCCAGCCCTTTGAGGCGCCGCGGCTGTGGGCTCGCCTGGCCGCCTTCAGTGCCCCGGTGGCCCGCCTGTTTGCCCCGGTTGGTGAGGCGCAGCTGGCCTTCCCCTGGGCCTACAGCCCCTGGGTGATCGCCCTGCGCAGCCGCCCCGACCTGGCCGCCCGTCGCCAGGAGGGCTGGCAGCTGCTGCTTGATCCCAGCCTGCGCCGCCGGTTGGTGCTGCCCTCCAGCCCCCGCATCAGCCTGGAGATCATGGGCGGCGATTTTGAGCGTCTGGAGCGCTTGCGGGCCCAGGCCCTCGCCTACGACGACCGTGACGGCCTCAATCTGCTGCTCAGCGGTGATGCTGAGGCGGCGGTGCTGCCCCTGCAGCGCCTGATTCCTCTGCTGCGCCGCGACCAGCGCCTGGCGGTGATCTGGCCCGACAGCGGCGCGCCGCTCAGCTGGCAGCTGCTGCTGCGGCCTGCGGGAGCTGCCTCATCAGTGCCACCACCACTGGAGTGGCTCGGTGCAGTGCTGGAGCAGCCTCTGCTGGAAGGGCTGCTGGCCCGGGGCTTGGTGCCCCCCCTGCCCCAGGCCGATCTGGCCCCGGTGGCCCGGCGCTTCCCTGCGGCGATGGCGGCGTTGCTGCTGCCGGGAGATGCCCTCCTGGGCCGCTGCTGGAGCCTGCCACCCCTTTCCGTGCCCCAGCAACTGGCCCAGCAAAACCTCTGGGATGCCGCTGCCCCCAGACCCTGA
- the ctaD gene encoding cytochrome c oxidase subunit I, translated as MTLANPSDFDGNLQPQGWLRYFSFSLDHKVIGLQYLVCGFIFYLIGGALAGVIRTELISPISDFVSRETYNEVLTLHGTVMIFLWIVPVVNGAFGNYLIPFYVGARDMAFPRLNAVAFWLIPPAGILLISSYFIAGAAAQSGWTAYPPLSLTTPAAGQVVWILSVLLLGGSSIFGGINFIATILKLRRPGLKLMMLPMYCWAMLGTSVLVVLSTPVLAGTLILLSFDIIAHTGFFNPTMGGNVVVYQHLFWFYSHPAVYIMVLPAFGLVSEILPIHARKPLFGYTTMVYSIMAIVFLGLIVWAHHMFTSGTPPWMRLFFTIATSFIAVPTGIKFFNWLATLWGGKIALNSAMLFSCAFIVNFVFGGITGVALAQVPFDIHVHDTYFVVGHFHYIVYGGTVFVIFGSLYHWYPKFTGRLLNEDLGRLHFLLTFVGFNLCFAPQHWLGLNGMPRRVAEYDPAFTTLNQVSSVGALLMAISTLPLLINVVVTAINGKVAGDNPWNALTSEWLTSSPPPVENWHGEAPLVTEPYGYGQHPEVKA; from the coding sequence ATGACTCTCGCCAACCCAAGCGATTTCGACGGCAACCTGCAACCCCAGGGGTGGCTGCGCTACTTCAGTTTCAGCCTCGATCACAAGGTCATCGGGCTGCAGTATTTGGTTTGTGGCTTCATCTTCTATTTGATCGGCGGTGCCCTAGCTGGGGTTATCCGCACGGAACTGATCAGTCCAATTTCCGATTTCGTCAGCCGTGAGACCTACAACGAGGTGCTCACCCTGCATGGCACGGTGATGATCTTCCTTTGGATCGTGCCAGTCGTAAATGGCGCCTTCGGCAATTATCTGATTCCCTTTTATGTGGGGGCCAGAGACATGGCTTTCCCCCGTCTCAACGCTGTGGCCTTCTGGCTGATTCCCCCCGCGGGCATTCTGCTTATCAGTAGTTATTTTATCGCCGGAGCAGCTGCCCAATCCGGCTGGACCGCCTATCCGCCCCTAAGTCTCACCACCCCAGCCGCAGGCCAAGTGGTGTGGATATTGAGCGTGCTTCTGCTTGGTGGCAGCTCGATTTTTGGCGGCATCAACTTCATTGCCACAATCCTCAAGCTGCGGCGCCCTGGCCTGAAGCTGATGATGCTGCCCATGTATTGCTGGGCAATGCTTGGCACCAGCGTCCTAGTTGTGCTGTCAACTCCGGTTCTGGCAGGCACCCTAATTCTGCTCAGCTTCGACATCATTGCCCACACCGGATTTTTCAATCCAACGATGGGCGGAAACGTAGTTGTTTATCAACACCTTTTTTGGTTCTATTCCCACCCCGCTGTCTATATTATGGTGCTGCCAGCCTTCGGGCTTGTCAGTGAAATCCTGCCCATCCACGCCCGCAAACCTCTATTTGGTTACACCACGATGGTGTATTCGATCATGGCGATCGTTTTCCTAGGACTGATCGTTTGGGCTCACCACATGTTCACAAGTGGCACGCCACCCTGGATGCGCCTATTTTTCACGATTGCTACCTCCTTTATCGCCGTTCCAACCGGCATCAAATTCTTTAACTGGTTGGCAACTTTATGGGGCGGAAAGATTGCCCTTAATTCGGCGATGTTGTTTTCATGCGCCTTCATAGTTAACTTTGTATTTGGCGGCATCACCGGCGTAGCCCTAGCCCAAGTGCCTTTTGATATTCACGTTCACGACACTTACTTCGTGGTAGGCCACTTCCACTACATTGTTTACGGGGGCACTGTTTTTGTTATTTTCGGATCGCTTTATCACTGGTATCCGAAATTCACCGGTCGCCTGCTCAATGAGGATCTGGGGCGACTCCACTTCCTGCTCACCTTTGTTGGCTTCAATCTCTGCTTCGCCCCCCAGCACTGGCTCGGCTTAAACGGCATGCCCCGTCGAGTTGCCGAATATGACCCAGCCTTCACCACCCTTAATCAGGTGAGCAGCGTCGGCGCCCTGTTGATGGCGATCAGCACCCTGCCACTGCTTATCAATGTGGTTGTTACGGCCATAAACGGCAAAGTGGCTGGTGATAATCCCTGGAATGCCCTTACATCTGAGTGGCTCACCAGTTCGCCGCCACCGGTTGAAAACTGGCATGGCGAGGCGCCATTAGTGACCGAGCCCTACGGCTACGGCCAGCACCCGGAGGTAAAAGCGTGA